Proteins encoded by one window of Sphaerodactylus townsendi isolate TG3544 linkage group LG02, MPM_Stown_v2.3, whole genome shotgun sequence:
- the LOC125427064 gene encoding oocyte zinc finger protein XlCOF6-like, protein MNFSTHSQYEIHLQMHSGKKTHQCLECGMTFLSRAKLLRHQRKHQGETLYSSSEHGKNLSQKSDFFQHQKTHSGKKALICLERKQTFSGRRNGNVCILKHSIMRAEKCFQCGKFFSCRSKLLVHQRTHTGDKPFECRECGKRFSRRCNLQLHQRTHTNERPFECVECGKRFSHSSSLQRHQRTHTNERPFECSECGKRFSKSRSFQNHRRTHTNERHFECLECGKRFSQSSSLQQHQRTHTNEKPFECPECGKRFSQSSSLQRHQRTHTNERPFECLECGRRFNHSNSLRNHQRTHTNERPFECSECGKRFNLSSHLQQHQRTHTNERPFKCPECGKRFSQSSSLHRHQRTHTKERSFECPECGKRFIDRNTLQSHQRTHTNERPFECPECGKRFSQSSTLQRHHRTHTNERPFECPECGKRFADRNTLQSHERTHTNERPFECSECGRRFNHSNTLRNHQRTHTNERPFECSACGKRFSQRGHLQQHQRTHTNEKPFECPECGKRFSQSSHLQKHQRTHTKERPFECSECGRRFNHSNTLQNHQRTHTNERPFECPQCGKRFSQSGNLQSHQRTHTNEKPFECSECGKRFRRSCHLQQHQRTHTNERPFECPECGKRFSYSSNLQNHQRTHTNDRPFECSECGKRFSQSSHLQSHQRIHTNERPFECSKCGKRFSQSSHLQSHQITHTNERPFECSECGKRFSHSCSRQRHKTTHTKERLFE, encoded by the exons ATGAACTTCTCAACTCACAGCCAGTatgaaatccatttgcaaatgcacagtggaaagaagacacatcaatgtttggagtgtggcatGACTTTCCTTAGCAGAGCAAAGCTCCTAAGGCATCAAAGGAAACATCAGGGAGAGACACTTTATAGTTCCTCAGAGCATGGCAAGAACTTGtcacaaaaatcagatttttttcaacaCCAAAAAACTCATTCAGGAAAGAAGGCATTAATCTGCTTAGAGAGGAAACAGACCTTTTCTGGTAGAAGAAATGGTAATGTGTGTATTCTAAAACATAGCATAATGAGAGCAGAAAAATGCTTTCAATGTGGAAAGTTCTTCAGCTGCAGGTCAAAGCTCcttgtgcatcaaagaacccacacaggagacaaaccttttgaatgcagagagtgtggaaagagattcagtcggcgTTGcaatcttcaactgcatcaaagaactcacacaaatgagagaccttttgaatgcgtagagtgtggaaagagattcagtcatagtagtagtcttcaacggcatcaaagaactcacacaaatgaaagaccttttgaatgctccgagtgtggaaagagattcagcaaGAGTAGGAGTTTTCAAAATCatcgaagaactcacacaaatgagagacattttgaatgcttagagtgtggaaagagattcagtcagagtagcagtcttcaacagcatcaaagaactcacacaaatgagaaaccttttgaatgcccagagtgtggaaagagattcagtcagagtagcagtcttcaacg tcatcaaagaactcacacaaatgagagaccttttgaatgcctaGAGTGTGGAAGGAGATTCAATCACAGTAACTCTCTTCGaaatcatcaaagaactcacacaaatgagagaccttttgaatgctcagagtgtggaaagagattcaatctgagtagccatcttcaacagcatcaaagaactcacacaaatgagagaccttttaaatgcccagagtgtggaaagagattcagtcagagtagcagtcTTCaccggcatcaaagaactcacacaaaggagagatcttttgaatgcccagagtgtggaaagagattcattgaCAGAAACACTCTTCAAagtcatcaaagaactcacacaaatgagagaccttttgaatgcccagagtgcggaaagagattcagtcagagtagcactcttcaacggcatcacagaactcacacaaatgagagaccttttgaatgcccagagtgtggaaagagattcgcTGATAGAAACACTCTTCAAAGTcatgaaagaactcacacaaacgagagaccttttgaatgctcagagtgtggaaggaGATTCAATCACAGTAACACTCTTCGaaatcatcaaagaactcacacaaatgagagaccttttgaatgctcagcgtgtggaaagagattcagtcagaggggccatcttcagcagcatcaaagaactcacacaaatgagaaaccttttgaatgcccagagtgtggaaagagattcagtcagagtagccatcttcaaaagcatcaaagaactcacacaaaggagagaccttttgaatgctcagagtgtggaaggaGATTCAATCACAGTAACACTCTTCAaaatcatcaaagaactcacacaaatgagagaccttttgaatgcccacagtgtggaaagagattcagtcagagtggtaATCTTCAAagtcatcaaagaactcacacaaatgagaaaccttttgaatgctcagagtgtggaaagagattccgtcGTAGttgccatcttcaacagcatcaaagaactcacacgaatgagagaccttttgaatgcccagagtgtggaaagcgaTTCAGTTATAGTAGCAATCTTCAaaatcatcaaagaactcacacaaatgacagaccttttgaatgctcagagtgtggaaagagattcagtcagagcagCCATCTTCAAAgtcatcaaagaattcatacaaatgagagaccttttgaatgctcaaagtgtggaaagagattcagtcagagtagccatCTTCAAAGTCATCAAATAACTCatacaaatgagagaccttttgaatgctcagagtgtggaaagagatttagccATAGTTGCAGTCGTCAACGGCATAAaacaactcacacaaaggagagactttTTGAATGA